A DNA window from Tenuifilaceae bacterium CYCD contains the following coding sequences:
- a CDS encoding methyltransferase type 11 — translation MSNENKSIHEFDFSLICEYFSSIERQGPGSPAVTIKALSFVDNLNHNSCIADIGCGTGGQTMVLAQHVPGYIKGIDLFPTFIDLFNTNASRLNLQSRVEGIIGSMDNLPFQDEELDLVWSEGAIYNIGFERGVNEWRRFLKRGGYIAVTEASWFTDERPLEIDEFWNDAYPEIDTIPNKVAQLQKAGYVPVATFILPEICWTEHFYDLQVKAQELFLKRYAGNKTAEEIVAYQRHEAQLYSKYKQYYGYVFYIGKKI, via the coding sequence ATGAGTAACGAAAATAAATCAATTCACGAATTTGATTTTAGTTTAATCTGTGAATACTTTTCGAGCATCGAAAGGCAGGGGCCTGGCAGTCCTGCTGTAACCATAAAAGCATTAAGTTTTGTCGATAACCTTAATCACAATTCATGCATTGCCGATATTGGTTGTGGAACCGGTGGACAAACAATGGTGTTGGCACAGCATGTTCCGGGATATATTAAAGGAATTGATCTGTTCCCAACGTTTATTGATCTGTTCAACACCAATGCGTCACGTTTAAATCTACAGAGTAGGGTAGAGGGTATTATTGGTTCGATGGATAATCTTCCTTTTCAGGATGAGGAGTTAGACCTTGTTTGGTCCGAAGGAGCAATCTATAATATTGGATTTGAACGAGGCGTAAACGAGTGGCGTAGGTTCCTCAAAAGAGGAGGTTACATTGCTGTAACCGAGGCATCGTGGTTTACCGACGAACGACCATTGGAAATTGATGAGTTCTGGAACGATGCTTACCCCGAGATTGATACTATTCCCAATAAAGTTGCCCAGCTACAAAAGGCAGGATACGTTCCTGTAGCAACCTTTATTTTACCCGAAATCTGTTGGACTGAGCATTTCTATGATTTGCAGGTTAAGGCTCAGGAACTTTTCCTAAAGAGATATGCAGGCAATAAAACTGCTGAGGAAATTGTGGCGTATCAACGGCACGAAGCCCAACTGTACAGTAAATACAAGCAGTACTACGGCTATGTGTTTTATATTGGAAAGAAAATATAA
- the rsgA1 gene encoding putative ribosome biogenesis GTPase RsgA 1: MNNLLLYGWSQQLLQQKQASNFKNFMHGRISTTHKTCYEVVAEDGFYTCELTGNMLYGRDPNEYPTTGDWVIFQAISPGKGLILDMLPRQKSLCRLKSGTVSEKQTIASHIDKAFIVQSLDSNFNVRRTERFVLQVIAECIQPALVLTKTDLGFNGSEVENSLKHLSHKIPVFYTTVHDPSSIDKLREFILQGETVVFTGSSGVGKSTLINALCRQEVFATAALSESTGKGRHTTTRREMVLMDQAGVLIDTPGVKVFGVTNDNAETLSEMMDFGELELKCQFKDCKHINEKGCAVIKAVENGEIDRGVYENYLKLRQEAWHYTASVHEKRKREKSFSKMVKQYKNRNYKDNI, encoded by the coding sequence ATGAATAACTTATTACTATACGGCTGGAGCCAGCAGTTGCTTCAACAAAAACAGGCATCTAACTTCAAGAATTTTATGCATGGAAGGATATCCACTACGCATAAAACTTGCTACGAGGTAGTTGCCGAGGATGGTTTTTATACCTGTGAGCTTACAGGTAATATGCTTTACGGTAGAGACCCGAACGAATACCCTACCACGGGCGATTGGGTTATTTTTCAAGCAATATCTCCGGGCAAAGGACTCATTCTTGATATGTTACCCCGACAGAAATCCCTTTGCCGGTTGAAAAGTGGAACTGTATCGGAAAAGCAGACCATTGCATCGCATATCGATAAGGCATTTATTGTGCAAAGCCTCGATAGTAATTTCAATGTGCGTAGAACTGAACGTTTTGTACTACAGGTAATAGCCGAATGCATTCAGCCTGCATTGGTATTAACCAAAACCGATTTGGGTTTCAATGGAAGTGAAGTGGAAAATAGTTTAAAGCATCTATCGCATAAAATACCTGTTTTCTATACTACTGTTCATGACCCGAGTAGTATTGATAAACTCCGTGAGTTTATTTTACAGGGCGAAACAGTTGTATTCACTGGTTCATCGGGAGTTGGAAAAAGTACATTGATAAATGCTTTATGCAGACAGGAGGTGTTTGCAACTGCGGCTCTAAGTGAATCAACTGGAAAGGGAAGACATACTACTACTCGGCGCGAGATGGTGTTGATGGATCAAGCCGGAGTGCTTATAGATACTCCGGGTGTGAAAGTTTTTGGTGTTACAAATGATAATGCTGAAACACTATCGGAGATGATGGACTTTGGGGAACTTGAGTTGAAATGCCAATTTAAGGACTGTAAGCATATCAACGAGAAGGGTTGTGCTGTAATTAAGGCTGTTGAGAATGGCGAAATTGATAGGGGTGTGTACGAAAACTACCTTAAACTCAGGCAAGAGGCTTGGCACTATACCGCCTCGGTACACGAGAAGAGAAAGCGCGAAAAGTCGTTCTCGAAAATGGTAAAACAGTATAAAAACCGAAACTACAAGGATAATATCTAA
- a CDS encoding membrane protein produces MDYKSLKFLTKRRIEAGVFLIIFLGTFTFIGSRMGLPNMLNTIMQTSYSLLVETVLYIMGITVLSGALGKLLTEFGVVRLIEVILKPLMKPLYNLPGVAALGAVLTFLSDNPAIISLAKDNNFNRYFKKYQLISLTNFGTAFGMGLVVLIFMAGKGHAYAAAIGLMGAVVGSVVSTRLMQRMVVKQFPELKVEQVEGGDEQKISFKSEGGIFLRALNSILDGGKTGVDLGLAIIPGVLIISTFVMMLTFGPSAEGYTGKAYEGIALLPYLAGKVNFIFEWLFGFQNPELIAFPITSLGAVGAALGLVPKFQASGLIDGNAIAVFTAMGMCWSGFLSTHTAMLDSLGYRKLTGKAIISHTIGGLCAGIAAHWLFVLFGLF; encoded by the coding sequence ATGGACTATAAATCATTAAAGTTCCTTACAAAACGGAGAATCGAAGCGGGTGTATTCCTGATTATCTTCTTGGGAACTTTTACTTTTATTGGGAGCCGAATGGGTTTACCCAATATGCTCAATACAATAATGCAAACCTCGTACAGCCTTTTGGTCGAAACCGTTCTGTACATCATGGGTATTACAGTGCTATCGGGAGCTTTAGGTAAACTCCTAACGGAGTTTGGGGTGGTACGTTTGATAGAGGTGATTCTTAAGCCATTAATGAAACCGCTGTATAATTTGCCCGGTGTTGCTGCTTTGGGTGCTGTATTAACCTTTTTATCCGATAACCCTGCAATTATTAGTCTTGCTAAGGATAACAACTTTAACCGTTACTTTAAAAAGTACCAGTTAATATCGCTCACCAACTTTGGTACTGCATTCGGAATGGGATTAGTGGTGCTTATCTTCATGGCTGGTAAGGGACATGCTTACGCAGCAGCCATTGGTTTGATGGGGGCTGTTGTGGGAAGTGTTGTTTCAACCCGACTGATGCAACGGATGGTGGTAAAACAATTCCCCGAGTTGAAAGTGGAGCAGGTTGAAGGTGGTGACGAACAGAAAATATCATTTAAGTCCGAAGGGGGTATCTTTTTAAGAGCTCTGAATTCGATACTCGATGGTGGTAAAACTGGGGTTGATTTGGGTCTCGCTATTATTCCCGGGGTACTGATTATTTCAACATTTGTTATGATGCTAACCTTTGGGCCAAGTGCCGAAGGGTATACCGGGAAAGCCTACGAAGGAATTGCGCTACTACCATATCTTGCCGGAAAGGTAAACTTTATATTTGAATGGTTATTCGGATTCCAGAATCCCGAGTTAATTGCATTCCCGATAACATCACTTGGTGCTGTAGGCGCTGCATTGGGTTTAGTGCCAAAATTCCAAGCATCGGGTTTGATTGATGGAAATGCTATTGCTGTATTTACCGCAATGGGAATGTGCTGGAGTGGTTTCCTTAGTACTCATACTGCAATGTTAGATTCATTGGGATATAGAAAACTTACGGGTAAGGCAATAATATCACATACTATAGGAGGACTTTGTGCGGGTATTGCCGCCCATTGGCTCTTTGTCTTGTTTGGGTTGTTTTAA
- a CDS encoding AsnC family transcriptional regulator has product MIKLDSIDRKILRILQNDGRITTKELANKLHLSNTPVYERVRKLEKNGVIEKYVAVLSPESLDRNMVVFIDLTLQKHTKDVVENFKKAVMTFPEVMECHNVSGEYDAHLKLMVRNMEEFKIFIEEKLSGIENVVTFHSSFAISSVTKVGFDI; this is encoded by the coding sequence ATGATAAAACTAGATAGCATTGATCGTAAGATTCTGCGCATTCTTCAGAACGATGGACGGATAACAACAAAGGAACTAGCCAATAAACTGCACCTCTCAAATACTCCTGTTTACGAAAGGGTAAGAAAACTCGAGAAAAATGGTGTTATTGAAAAGTATGTGGCCGTTCTAAGTCCAGAGAGCCTCGATAGGAATATGGTGGTATTTATCGACTTAACATTACAAAAACACACCAAGGATGTTGTGGAGAATTTCAAAAAGGCTGTAATGACATTTCCCGAGGTAATGGAATGCCATAATGTGTCGGGGGAGTACGATGCCCACCTTAAGTTGATGGTAAGGAATATGGAGGAGTTTAAAATTTTTATTGAGGAAAAACTGTCGGGTATTGAGAATGTGGTAACCTTCCATAGTTCGTTTGCCATTTCGTCGGTTACAAAGGTGGGGTTTGATATTTAG
- the vorD gene encoding 2-ketoisovalerate ferredoxin oxidoreductase subunit delta, which yields MERPVKRDFKRPTHINDYPVGPQYEAGFLAETNAGWRTYRPVVDNEKCIFCLICYTVCPDGTILKKDGKIGVDYDYCKGCGVCAHECPKDAIAMVKEEL from the coding sequence ATGGAACGACCAGTTAAAAGGGACTTTAAACGCCCAACACATATAAACGATTACCCTGTAGGACCACAGTACGAAGCCGGATTTTTGGCCGAAACCAATGCGGGATGGAGAACCTACAGACCTGTTGTGGATAACGAAAAATGTATATTCTGTTTAATCTGCTACACTGTTTGTCCCGATGGAACAATACTAAAAAAGGATGGCAAAATAGGTGTTGATTACGACTACTGTAAGGGTTGTGGAGTTTGTGCACACGAGTGTCCGAAAGATGCTATTGCAATGGTTAAGGAAGAGCTATAA
- a CDS encoding pyruvate ferredoxin oxidoreductase subunit alpha gives METKRIFISGDEAVAHGVRLSRPHVIAAYPITPQTITVERLSEMVENGELDAEYMHVESEHSALSATMGASSVGARTFTATSSQGLLYMAEAMHYASGGRYPIVMMNANRSVALPWSIYGDQRDSLSLLDSGWIQVYVEDAQEALDMVIQAYKIAENAKVLTPIMVNLDGFILTHTYEMVDIPEQEMVDKFLPKFDTPNKMSFENPKNMGFSSQPCDNTEFKYQQNKAMFDSIEVIKKTDKEFGDMFGRYYNGMVEEIMCDDADVVIVTLGSITGTVRVVAEQLRAKGQKVGILKIRYMRPFPEKEIMELSRKVKAIGVIDKDISFGYEGTIFTNVNSALSKANASVFKKNFIGGLGGRDITKAEIEQMYNDLFAGISSNQQQKTVEFFNLKVETND, from the coding sequence ATGGAAACAAAAAGAATATTTATATCGGGAGACGAAGCCGTTGCTCACGGTGTTCGCCTATCGCGTCCGCACGTTATAGCCGCCTACCCTATTACTCCGCAAACTATCACCGTAGAACGACTTTCGGAAATGGTCGAAAACGGAGAACTCGACGCAGAATATATGCACGTTGAGTCGGAACATTCTGCATTATCGGCAACTATGGGGGCAAGTAGCGTTGGTGCAAGAACCTTTACGGCGACTTCGTCGCAGGGCTTACTCTATATGGCCGAAGCCATGCACTATGCAAGCGGTGGCCGCTATCCTATTGTAATGATGAATGCAAATCGTTCCGTTGCTCTTCCCTGGAGTATTTATGGCGATCAACGCGATTCACTTTCACTGTTGGATTCAGGATGGATTCAGGTTTACGTGGAGGATGCTCAGGAAGCATTGGATATGGTAATTCAAGCCTATAAAATTGCTGAGAATGCCAAAGTTTTAACTCCTATAATGGTAAACCTCGATGGTTTTATCCTTACACATACCTACGAAATGGTTGACATTCCTGAGCAAGAAATGGTGGATAAATTCCTCCCAAAATTTGATACTCCAAATAAGATGAGTTTTGAGAATCCAAAAAATATGGGATTCAGCTCACAACCTTGCGATAATACCGAATTTAAATATCAACAAAACAAGGCTATGTTCGATTCCATTGAGGTAATTAAGAAAACCGACAAGGAATTTGGCGATATGTTTGGACGGTATTACAACGGTATGGTTGAAGAAATTATGTGCGATGATGCTGATGTAGTTATTGTTACTCTCGGAAGCATTACGGGAACTGTTCGTGTGGTTGCTGAACAACTAAGGGCCAAAGGACAAAAGGTTGGCATACTGAAAATACGTTATATGCGGCCATTCCCCGAAAAGGAGATCATGGAGCTGAGCCGAAAGGTAAAAGCCATAGGCGTTATCGATAAGGACATCTCCTTTGGGTACGAGGGAACTATCTTTACAAATGTAAATTCTGCCCTTTCAAAAGCAAATGCATCGGTATTCAAGAAGAATTTCATTGGTGGCTTAGGTGGTAGAGATATTACTAAGGCCGAAATAGAACAGATGTACAACGATTTGTTTGCAGGAATTTCCTCAAACCAACAACAAAAAACAGTCGAATTCTTTAACCTTAAAGTGGAAACCAATGACTAA
- a CDS encoding pyruvate ferredoxin oxidoreductase subunit gamma, whose product MKEVRWHGRGGQGGFTASRLLGIAAGMFQDKHALAFPSFGPERRGAPVLAFTKIDDKKIHDRSEVNTCDYVVVMDETLITPSIINGVKDDAVFVINSKNPEKYDVLQNYKVIAVDATGIALDVLGKPITNTAMYGALVAVSGLVSLESAINSIRHEMKSSLVDKNIEIVNRTYEACCKVESK is encoded by the coding sequence ATGAAAGAAGTAAGATGGCACGGAAGAGGCGGACAGGGTGGATTTACCGCTTCCAGACTGCTTGGAATTGCCGCAGGAATGTTTCAGGACAAACACGCCTTAGCATTTCCATCGTTCGGACCCGAACGACGCGGTGCACCAGTATTGGCATTTACAAAGATTGACGACAAAAAGATCCACGATCGCAGCGAGGTAAACACCTGCGATTATGTTGTTGTTATGGACGAAACGTTAATTACACCATCAATCATCAACGGAGTAAAAGATGATGCAGTATTTGTAATCAACAGCAAGAATCCCGAAAAATACGATGTTCTACAGAACTACAAAGTGATTGCCGTAGATGCCACAGGAATTGCCCTGGATGTTCTTGGAAAACCAATTACCAATACGGCAATGTATGGAGCTTTGGTGGCTGTTTCGGGATTAGTAAGCTTAGAATCGGCAATAAACAGCATTCGCCACGAGATGAAATCATCGCTAGTCGATAAAAATATCGAAATTGTGAACCGTACTTACGAAGCATGCTGCAAGGTTGAATCAAAATAA
- a CDS encoding 2-ketoisovalerate ferredoxin oxidoreductase subunit beta gives MTNQTIDIPRVTPKNMTEQEFFYGHKACAGCGGSVAVRLALKVLGERTYSTLPAGCMAAVGFIFPQMAFKNNSIITTFPGVASMAAGIAAGAKALGQKDFKTVCFAGDGGTADIGLQALSGMIDRDDDVLYICYDNEAYMNTGIQKSGLTPYGTQTTTTPAGKNIHGSSTNKKNLFEIVAAHDIKYAATASIGYPQDFINKVNKAKHIKGASFIHVFASCPTGWGTPTHTTIEIAKEAVDCGLIFLAEYENGKFTLNKNPKEFKSVKEYLTKQGRFKHLTDADIEKVIQHRDMKWERMRKNWANKE, from the coding sequence ATGACTAATCAAACTATCGATATCCCAAGAGTAACTCCTAAAAACATGACAGAACAGGAGTTCTTTTACGGACATAAAGCCTGCGCGGGCTGTGGTGGTAGCGTTGCCGTTCGCCTAGCGTTAAAAGTATTGGGAGAACGAACCTACTCTACGCTTCCCGCTGGATGTATGGCTGCTGTTGGTTTTATCTTTCCACAGATGGCATTTAAGAATAACTCAATAATCACAACTTTCCCGGGTGTTGCTAGTATGGCTGCAGGCATTGCTGCAGGAGCAAAAGCTTTGGGTCAGAAAGATTTTAAAACCGTTTGCTTTGCTGGCGATGGAGGAACTGCCGACATAGGCCTTCAGGCTCTATCTGGAATGATAGATCGGGATGACGATGTCCTGTACATTTGTTACGATAACGAGGCATACATGAATACAGGTATTCAGAAAAGTGGACTAACTCCATACGGAACTCAAACCACCACTACTCCGGCAGGTAAAAACATACATGGAAGTAGTACCAACAAGAAAAACCTGTTCGAGATTGTTGCTGCACACGATATTAAGTATGCAGCCACTGCAAGCATAGGTTACCCACAGGATTTTATCAATAAGGTAAATAAGGCCAAGCATATTAAGGGAGCCAGTTTTATTCATGTATTTGCATCGTGTCCAACAGGATGGGGAACTCCTACACATACTACAATTGAAATTGCCAAAGAAGCGGTGGATTGTGGATTGATTTTCCTTGCCGAATATGAGAATGGTAAATTTACTTTGAATAAGAATCCAAAGGAATTTAAATCGGTAAAGGAATACCTAACCAAGCAAGGAAGATTTAAACATCTAACCGATGCTGATATCGAGAAGGTAATTCAGCACCGAGATATGAAATGGGAACGGATGCGAAAAAACTGGGCAAATAAGGAATAA
- a CDS encoding tributyrin esterase, giving the protein MILRGNFFSQELEMETGLTILAPDKLSGKSCKVIYLLHGICGRSGDWIDYTLLPNFSRDYRAIFVMPEVARSFYSDMKHGLNYFSYITEELPVMVGGLLNISQQRDDTAIIGSSMGGYGALKAALAKPHRYGFCGAFASPCLMLKENLEYSQGAKHFKELFGERLFKDFQAVLGENIDWNPKEDVVELAKAVKDNAHKPRLYLACGTSDPFYADNKRFQDVLHNLNYNFTFDEWPGNHNWDFFNEALKRSLQHLFNH; this is encoded by the coding sequence ATGATTTTACGGGGAAACTTTTTTTCGCAGGAGCTCGAGATGGAGACTGGGTTAACCATACTTGCCCCCGATAAACTTTCGGGCAAGTCTTGCAAGGTTATATACCTTCTGCACGGGATATGTGGGCGAAGTGGCGATTGGATCGACTACACCCTGCTACCCAACTTCTCCAGGGATTACCGGGCTATATTCGTAATGCCGGAGGTTGCCCGGAGCTTCTACTCGGATATGAAGCATGGGCTAAACTACTTCAGCTACATCACCGAGGAGCTGCCCGTAATGGTTGGCGGACTCCTTAACATATCGCAGCAAAGGGACGATACCGCAATTATTGGATCGTCGATGGGAGGGTACGGAGCCCTAAAGGCAGCCCTAGCGAAACCCCACAGGTATGGTTTCTGCGGGGCGTTTGCATCGCCCTGCCTAATGCTAAAGGAGAACCTTGAGTACTCCCAGGGAGCCAAACACTTTAAGGAGTTATTCGGCGAGCGGCTATTCAAGGACTTTCAGGCCGTATTGGGCGAGAATATCGACTGGAACCCCAAGGAGGATGTGGTGGAGCTCGCCAAAGCCGTTAAAGACAATGCCCATAAACCCAGACTATACCTTGCGTGTGGCACAAGCGATCCATTTTATGCTGATAATAAACGGTTTCAGGATGTACTGCACAATTTAAACTACAATTTCACATTCGATGAGTGGCCGGGCAACCACAACTGGGATTTCTTTAACGAGGCGCTAAAGCGATCGTTACAGCACCTCTTCAACCACTAG